A stretch of Pseudomonas taetrolens DNA encodes these proteins:
- a CDS encoding IlvD/Edd family dehydratase: MTDSTPRRLRSQQWFDDPSHADLTALYVERYMNQGLTRAELQSGRPIIGIAQTGSDLTPCNRHHIELAKRVKDGIRDAGGIPMEFPVHPIAEQSRRPTAALDRNLAYLGLVEVLHGYPLDGVVLTTGCDKTTPACLMAAATTDLPSIVLSGGPMLDGWHKGQRIGSGTVLWHARNLLSAGEIDYEGFMTLTTASSPSIGHCNTMGTALSMNALAEALGMSLPGCASIPAPYRERGQMAYATGMRIVDLVREDVRPSQIMTHAAFENAIAVASALGASTNCPPHLIAIARHSGIDLSLEDWQRVGEDVPLLVNCMPAGEYLGEGFHRAGGVPAVMHELDKVGRLHRDCRSVSGRNMGEIVADAMTGDRDVIRSYEDPLMHRAGFIVLSGNFFDSAIMKMSVVGEAFRSTYLSDPLQPNSFEARAIVFEGPEDYQARINDPALDIDERCILVIRGCGTVGFPGSGEVVNMTPPSALIKAGIDSLPCMGDGRQSGTSASPSILNMSPESAVGGGLSLLRTGDRLRVDLNARSVNLLVDEAELDARRQEPLPPLAPSQTPWQELYRQLVGQLSTGGCLEPATLYWRVIPENGPPRHSH; encoded by the coding sequence ATGACCGATTCAACCCCACGCCGCCTGCGCAGCCAGCAATGGTTTGATGACCCCAGCCACGCCGACCTCACCGCGCTGTACGTGGAACGCTACATGAACCAGGGCCTGACCCGCGCCGAGCTGCAATCGGGTCGCCCGATCATCGGCATTGCCCAGACCGGCAGTGACCTGACGCCCTGCAACCGCCATCACATCGAGCTGGCCAAGCGGGTCAAGGACGGCATCCGTGACGCGGGTGGCATCCCGATGGAATTTCCGGTGCACCCGATCGCCGAACAATCGCGCCGCCCGACAGCGGCCCTGGACCGCAACCTCGCCTATCTGGGCCTGGTGGAAGTGCTGCACGGCTATCCGCTGGATGGTGTGGTGCTGACCACCGGCTGCGATAAAACCACCCCGGCTTGCCTGATGGCCGCAGCGACCACCGACTTGCCTTCCATCGTGCTCTCCGGCGGGCCGATGCTCGATGGCTGGCACAAAGGCCAGCGCATCGGCTCCGGCACCGTGCTGTGGCATGCGCGCAATTTGCTCAGCGCCGGCGAGATCGATTACGAAGGGTTCATGACCCTGACCACTGCCTCATCCCCTTCAATTGGTCACTGCAACACCATGGGCACGGCGCTGTCGATGAACGCACTGGCCGAAGCACTGGGCATGTCACTGCCCGGCTGCGCCAGCATCCCGGCACCTTACCGCGAGCGCGGGCAGATGGCCTATGCAACCGGCATGCGTATCGTCGACCTGGTGCGCGAAGACGTGCGCCCGTCGCAGATCATGACCCACGCCGCCTTTGAAAACGCGATCGCCGTCGCCTCGGCGCTGGGCGCTTCCACCAACTGCCCACCGCACCTGATTGCGATTGCCCGCCACAGCGGCATCGACCTGTCACTGGAAGACTGGCAGCGCGTCGGCGAAGACGTGCCGTTGCTGGTCAACTGCATGCCGGCCGGCGAGTACCTGGGCGAAGGCTTCCACCGTGCTGGCGGCGTACCGGCCGTGATGCATGAACTGGACAAGGTTGGACGCCTGCACCGTGACTGCCGTTCGGTGAGTGGCCGGAACATGGGCGAGATCGTGGCCGACGCCATGACCGGCGACCGCGACGTGATCCGTTCGTACGAGGATCCGCTGATGCACCGCGCCGGCTTTATCGTCCTCAGCGGCAACTTCTTCGATAGCGCCATCATGAAGATGTCGGTGGTGGGCGAAGCCTTCCGCAGCACTTACCTCAGCGACCCGTTACAGCCCAACAGTTTTGAAGCCCGGGCCATCGTGTTCGAAGGGCCGGAAGACTATCAGGCGCGTATCAACGACCCGGCGCTGGACATCGACGAGCGCTGCATTCTGGTGATTCGCGGCTGTGGCACCGTTGGTTTCCCGGGCAGCGGCGAGGTGGTGAACATGACCCCGCCGTCGGCGCTGATCAAGGCCGGCATCGATTCGTTGCCGTGCATGGGCGACGGTCGCCAAAGCGGGACCTCGGCGAGCCCGTCGATCCTCAATATGTCGCCGGAATCGGCCGTGGGCGGAGGCCTGTCGCTGCTGCGCACCGGTGATCGCCTGCGCGTCGACCTGAATGCCCGCAGCGTCAATCTGCTGGTGGATGAGGCCGAACTGGACGCCCGCCGTCAGGAACCGCTGCCTCCCCTCGCCCCGTCGCAAACGCCGTGGCAAGAACTCTACCGCCAACTGGTCGGCCAACTGTCCACCGGCGGCTGCCTGGAACCGGCAACCCTGTACTGGCGCGTCATCCCGGAAAACGGCCCACCTCGCCATTCTCACTAA
- a CDS encoding LysR family transcriptional regulator, with the protein MADVGFNQLCNWLRVRHLVLIDTLARTQNMHATAQEMNISQPAVSKMLREIEHQLGFDVFQRLPRSMSLTDLGRHVARFAQIALNDTQQFVGQINHLRQGGHGLLKVGTIYAATAVAVPAAIVDVKHSWPLLTLEILEGTSANLLTMLEHKELDVVVARFTLDRHRELFDFQPLAPEPLCLVTGSQHPLAGASEVPLAELGSWPWVVYPTGTPMRARLERAFVEAGMQTPENTVETVSLQTTMQLLQTAPVVSMLAESMVEPEILAGRLARLALPFPLVLADYGIITRRNEPPRWSAQAFIDALLSGPDALRGARQSV; encoded by the coding sequence ATGGCGGACGTAGGTTTTAATCAACTGTGCAACTGGCTGCGCGTTCGTCATCTGGTGCTGATCGACACCCTCGCGCGCACGCAAAATATGCACGCCACAGCCCAGGAGATGAACATCAGCCAGCCGGCGGTGAGCAAGATGCTGCGCGAGATCGAGCATCAACTGGGCTTCGATGTGTTCCAGCGTTTGCCGCGCAGCATGTCGCTCACCGACCTCGGTCGGCACGTGGCCCGGTTTGCCCAGATCGCGCTGAACGACACACAGCAGTTCGTTGGCCAGATCAACCACCTGCGCCAGGGCGGGCATGGTCTGCTCAAGGTAGGCACCATTTATGCGGCCACGGCGGTGGCGGTGCCGGCGGCGATTGTCGACGTCAAACACAGCTGGCCATTGCTGACCCTGGAAATACTCGAAGGCACCAGCGCCAACTTGCTGACCATGCTTGAGCACAAGGAACTGGATGTAGTGGTTGCCCGGTTTACGCTCGACCGGCACCGCGAACTGTTTGATTTCCAGCCATTGGCGCCGGAACCGCTGTGCCTGGTCACCGGCAGCCAGCATCCGTTGGCCGGAGCCAGCGAGGTACCGCTGGCCGAACTCGGCAGTTGGCCGTGGGTGGTCTATCCAACCGGCACCCCGATGCGTGCACGGCTGGAGCGGGCGTTTGTCGAGGCGGGCATGCAGACGCCGGAAAACACCGTAGAAACGGTCTCTCTGCAAACCACCATGCAATTGCTGCAGACGGCCCCCGTGGTCTCGATGCTGGCTGAGTCGATGGTCGAGCCGGAGATTCTGGCCGGTCGCTTGGCCCGCCTGGCGCTGCCGTTTCCGCTGGTGCTGGCGGACTACGGCATTATCACCCGCCGCAACGAGCCACCACGGTGGTCTGCGCAGGCCTTTATCGACGCCTTGCTCAGCGGCCCCGACGCGCTGCGTGGTGCTCGTCAGAGCGTTTGA
- a CDS encoding MFS transporter — MKTIKSYKTLTIFFLFLIGVVNYLDRSALSIANTTIQKDLAISPMQMGVMLSAFSIAYAFSQLPLGALIDKLGSKLALGGSLVVWSVAQAAFGLFSSYGHLVGLRVLLGIGEAPVFPSAAKALSEWFDTQERGTATGWVWSSTCIGPCLAPPLLTVFMVHLGWRGMFILTGVMGLLLAVCWFKFYKSKAQYMAETGRAEPVPVQHKAAPKVRWTSLFKDRNTWGAFLGFMGVIYMIWLNLTWLPGYFEREHGLDLYRTAWVVSLAYLFGALGTIVAGKCCDRLVARGMKVLASRKLMVIMGLLGGALFTLIVAFTTNVVACTVLLCLTMFFINISSATAWMIVNTIVPSERVASFGSIQNFGGYLAGSIAPILTGFSVQQSGSFSSAFVISAVVAVCSAFAYFALLKEPQAGLPSASTLEGEAATA; from the coding sequence ATGAAAACAATAAAAAGCTACAAGACGCTGACGATTTTTTTCCTGTTCCTGATCGGCGTGGTCAACTACCTCGACCGCAGCGCACTGTCCATCGCTAACACCACCATCCAAAAAGACCTGGCCATCAGCCCGATGCAAATGGGTGTGATGCTCTCGGCCTTTTCAATTGCCTACGCATTCTCGCAACTTCCCCTGGGCGCCTTGATCGACAAGCTGGGCAGCAAGCTGGCGCTGGGCGGATCGCTGGTGGTGTGGTCGGTGGCGCAGGCGGCCTTCGGTCTGTTCAGCAGCTACGGCCATCTGGTCGGCCTGCGGGTGTTGCTGGGGATTGGCGAAGCACCGGTGTTTCCCTCGGCGGCCAAGGCATTATCAGAGTGGTTTGATACTCAGGAGCGTGGCACGGCCACCGGCTGGGTGTGGTCCTCGACCTGCATTGGCCCGTGCCTGGCACCGCCTTTGCTGACCGTGTTCATGGTACATCTGGGCTGGCGCGGCATGTTCATCCTCACCGGTGTCATGGGCTTGCTGCTGGCGGTGTGCTGGTTCAAATTCTATAAAAGCAAAGCGCAGTACATGGCTGAAACCGGCCGTGCCGAACCTGTGCCGGTGCAGCACAAGGCAGCGCCGAAAGTGCGCTGGACCTCGTTGTTCAAGGATCGCAATACCTGGGGTGCTTTCCTCGGGTTCATGGGCGTGATCTACATGATCTGGCTCAACCTCACCTGGTTGCCCGGCTATTTCGAGCGTGAGCATGGCCTGGATTTGTACCGCACCGCCTGGGTGGTGTCGCTGGCCTACCTGTTTGGCGCGCTGGGTACCATCGTCGCCGGCAAGTGCTGCGACCGGTTGGTTGCACGCGGCATGAAAGTACTGGCGAGCCGCAAACTGATGGTGATTATGGGGTTGCTTGGCGGGGCGCTGTTTACCCTGATCGTGGCGTTCACCACCAACGTGGTGGCCTGCACGGTGTTGCTGTGCCTGACGATGTTTTTCATCAACATCTCCAGTGCCACGGCATGGATGATCGTCAACACCATCGTGCCCTCGGAACGGGTGGCGTCATTCGGTTCGATCCAGAACTTCGGTGGCTATCTGGCAGGCTCCATCGCCCCGATTCTCACGGGCTTTAGCGTGCAGCAGAGCGGCTCGTTCTCTTCCGCGTTCGTGATCAGTGCAGTGGTTGCGGTGTGTTCAGCGTTTGCTTATTTTGCGCTGCTCAAGGAGCCGCAGGCGGGTCTTCCGTCAGCGTCGACACTGGAAGGCGAGGCCGCAACGGCCTGA
- a CDS encoding SDR family oxidoreductase, which yields MNLANKRVLITAAAQGIGLASVLAFRDAGAEVIATDLNIETLQDIPGIQALRLDVTSPTAISATCQQVGTLDALFNCAGYVHSGALLECDEQAWQFSFDLNVTAMYRMIRAYLPGMLAAGGGSIVNMASVASSVKGVPNRFAYTASKAAVVGLTKSVASDYVRQGIRCNAICPGTVDSPSLRQRIAEQAREQGRSEAEVYQAFVDRQPMGRIGTAEEIARLALYLASDASAYTTGGVHVIDGGMSN from the coding sequence ATGAACCTCGCCAACAAACGCGTTCTGATCACCGCTGCGGCACAGGGTATTGGTCTGGCATCGGTGCTGGCCTTTCGTGACGCGGGCGCCGAGGTCATCGCCACTGATCTGAACATTGAAACCTTGCAAGACATCCCCGGCATCCAGGCCTTGCGACTGGACGTAACCAGCCCGACAGCCATCTCTGCGACCTGCCAGCAGGTCGGCACGCTGGACGCTCTGTTCAACTGTGCCGGTTACGTGCACAGCGGTGCGTTGCTCGAATGCGACGAGCAGGCCTGGCAGTTCTCCTTCGACCTCAATGTCACCGCCATGTACCGGATGATCCGCGCATACCTGCCCGGCATGCTGGCCGCCGGCGGCGGCAGTATCGTCAACATGGCCTCGGTGGCCTCCAGCGTCAAAGGCGTGCCCAACCGTTTCGCCTACACCGCCAGCAAGGCAGCCGTCGTCGGCCTGACCAAGTCGGTCGCCAGTGACTACGTGCGCCAGGGAATTCGTTGCAATGCCATTTGCCCGGGCACGGTGGACTCCCCTTCCCTGCGCCAGCGTATCGCCGAACAGGCCCGCGAACAGGGACGCTCGGAGGCTGAGGTGTACCAGGCATTTGTCGACCGCCAGCCCATGGGCCGCATCGGCACCGCCGAAGAAATCGCCCGGCTCGCGCTCTACCTGGCCAGCGACGCCAGCGCCTACACCACCGGTGGCGTGCATGTCATCGATGGCGGGATGAGTAATTAA
- a CDS encoding MFS transporter, with protein sequence MTTPSLPDVSDIEQQTIKRVTRRMIPFLVLLFVVAFLDRNNVGFAALRMNEDIGISQTIYGLGAGIFFLGYFMFEVPSNILLHRYGARVWIARIMVTWGIIAGAMGFLQTPVHFISLRVLLGIAEAGFFPGVIYLLSLWFPSRYRARMIASFYLGVPIAQIIGAPLSVGLMEMGDAWGFVGWRLMYIVEAIPAVILGVVCFFYLTDHPADAHWLTEKQRTWLINTLAQEERNKPLVVGVQPTKGQMIRKALCNRQVWMLALVYFGITSGSNAMNFFMPTVLASFRGTFGLEIGLMQNGLITAIPYAVAAVAMIWWSRRSDRLQERHWHAGGAAMLAALSIAVALWLNQPWIIVIGFILLAMGVYSAINVFWAVPGQVLTGVGAAVGIGLINSIGNLSGFIGPYLTGYLFTVTGSYTPGFLVIAALVGLGGLGMVMMPRNKVSQIGAELAPAAGGKA encoded by the coding sequence ATGACCACCCCATCGCTCCCCGATGTCTCGGACATCGAACAACAGACGATCAAACGCGTTACCAGACGCATGATCCCCTTTCTGGTCCTGCTGTTTGTAGTTGCCTTTCTGGACCGCAACAACGTTGGTTTCGCCGCGCTGCGCATGAACGAAGATATCGGCATCAGCCAGACCATTTATGGCCTGGGTGCGGGTATTTTCTTCCTCGGTTACTTTATGTTCGAAGTGCCGAGCAACATTTTGCTGCACCGCTACGGCGCTCGGGTCTGGATCGCACGGATCATGGTGACCTGGGGCATCATCGCTGGTGCCATGGGCTTTTTGCAGACGCCGGTTCACTTCATCTCCCTGCGCGTGCTGCTGGGCATTGCCGAAGCCGGGTTCTTCCCGGGCGTGATCTATCTGCTGTCGCTGTGGTTCCCGAGCCGTTACCGCGCCCGCATGATCGCTTCTTTCTACCTGGGCGTACCCATCGCACAAATCATCGGCGCCCCGCTGTCGGTGGGCCTGATGGAAATGGGTGATGCCTGGGGCTTCGTCGGCTGGCGCCTGATGTACATCGTCGAAGCCATACCGGCGGTGATCCTTGGTGTGGTGTGCTTCTTCTACCTCACTGATCACCCGGCCGATGCTCACTGGCTGACTGAAAAACAGCGCACCTGGCTGATCAACACCCTGGCCCAGGAAGAGCGCAACAAACCGCTGGTGGTGGGCGTTCAGCCGACCAAGGGCCAGATGATCCGCAAGGCCCTGTGCAACCGTCAGGTATGGATGCTGGCGTTGGTGTATTTCGGTATCACCTCGGGCTCCAACGCGATGAACTTCTTTATGCCAACGGTGCTGGCATCGTTCCGCGGCACCTTCGGCCTGGAGATCGGCCTGATGCAGAACGGCCTGATCACCGCAATCCCGTACGCCGTCGCCGCAGTCGCCATGATCTGGTGGAGCCGTCGCTCCGACCGTCTGCAAGAACGCCACTGGCATGCGGGCGGTGCCGCCATGCTTGCGGCGCTGTCCATTGCCGTAGCGCTATGGCTCAACCAGCCGTGGATCATCGTCATCGGTTTCATCCTGCTGGCGATGGGTGTCTACAGCGCGATCAACGTGTTCTGGGCCGTACCGGGGCAAGTGCTGACCGGCGTGGGCGCTGCCGTGGGCATTGGCCTGATCAACTCCATCGGTAACCTCAGCGGCTTCATCGGCCCTTACCTGACCGGCTATCTGTTCACCGTGACCGGCAGCTACACCCCAGGCTTCCTGGTGATTGCTGCGCTGGTCGGCCTTGGTGGTCTGGGCATGGTGATGATGCCGCGCAACAAGGTGTCGCAGATTGGCGCAGAACTGGCCCCGGCCGCAGGAGGTAAAGCATGA
- a CDS encoding NAD(P)-dependent oxidoreductase has product MSLPTVAFIGTGIMGQPMARNLLQAGYPVRAWNRSIAKADALAAHGAEIYQTPTQAANGAQVLICMLSDGPTCDQVLFGEGGAALVLAPGALVIVMSSIPVDTAVEHARRCAERGLHYLDAPVSGGERGAREGNLAIMVGGEPPAFDLGREVLAAMGRPVHVGPAGTGELSKLVNQLIVASTIATVAEGLLLAERGGADPAKVHDALLGGFVDSPIWRQHGQRMINNDFTPGGPAKWQLKDTRTALAQAQKLGLSLPVGSLVDGLFQAMVEAGDGELDHAGLIRQLRRNNSLPE; this is encoded by the coding sequence ATGAGTTTGCCAACCGTAGCCTTTATCGGTACCGGGATCATGGGCCAACCCATGGCCCGCAACCTGCTGCAAGCCGGCTACCCGGTGCGGGCCTGGAACCGCTCGATCGCCAAGGCCGACGCACTGGCCGCCCACGGCGCCGAGATTTACCAGACCCCGACCCAAGCGGCAAACGGCGCGCAGGTGTTGATCTGCATGCTCAGCGATGGCCCGACCTGTGACCAGGTGCTGTTTGGCGAAGGAGGCGCGGCGCTGGTTCTGGCGCCAGGTGCGCTGGTGATTGTCATGAGCTCGATTCCGGTCGACACCGCCGTCGAGCACGCTCGACGTTGTGCCGAACGGGGCCTGCATTACCTCGACGCCCCGGTGTCCGGAGGTGAGCGTGGGGCCCGCGAAGGCAATCTGGCAATCATGGTCGGCGGCGAACCCCCCGCCTTCGACCTCGGCCGCGAGGTGCTGGCCGCCATGGGCCGGCCGGTGCATGTCGGCCCGGCCGGTACCGGCGAGCTGTCCAAACTGGTCAACCAGTTGATCGTTGCCAGCACCATCGCCACGGTCGCCGAAGGCCTGCTGCTGGCCGAACGCGGCGGTGCGGACCCGGCCAAAGTGCATGACGCGCTGCTGGGCGGGTTCGTCGACTCTCCAATCTGGCGCCAGCATGGCCAACGCATGATCAACAACGACTTCACACCCGGCGGTCCGGCCAAGTGGCAACTCAAGGACACCCGGACCGCCCTCGCCCAGGCGCAAAAGCTGGGCCTGAGCCTGCCAGTAGGCAGCCTGGTCGACGGGCTGTTCCAGGCCATGGTCGAGGCTGGCGACGGCGAACTCGACCATGCCGGGCTGATCCGCCAGCTGCGCCGCAACAACTCATTGCCCGAATAA
- a CDS encoding ureidoglycolate lyase, whose translation MKLLRYGEKGQEKPGLLDAQGNIRDVSAHIADVAGKALDPVSLQALSNIDPSTLPLVPGSPRIGACVGQVGKFICIGLNYADHAAESGMAVPSEPVLFNKWTSAICGPNDDVEIPRGSTKTDWEVELGVVIGKGGRYIDESNAMEHVAGYCVINDVSEREWQLERGGTWDKGKGFDTFGPIGPWLVTRDEITDPHQLDLWLEVDGHRYQNGNTRTMVFQIPALIAYLSRCMSLQPGDIISTGTPPGVGLGIQPEPVFLRAGQQMRLGIAGLGEQSQRTVQAD comes from the coding sequence ATGAAACTGCTGCGCTACGGCGAAAAAGGTCAGGAAAAACCCGGGCTACTGGACGCTCAAGGCAACATTCGCGATGTGTCGGCACATATCGCCGATGTGGCCGGCAAGGCGCTGGACCCGGTCAGCCTCCAGGCGCTGAGCAACATCGACCCTTCAACATTACCCCTGGTTCCAGGTTCGCCGCGCATTGGCGCCTGCGTCGGACAGGTGGGCAAGTTCATCTGCATCGGCCTTAACTATGCCGACCACGCAGCCGAGTCGGGCATGGCCGTGCCCAGCGAGCCAGTGCTGTTCAACAAGTGGACCAGCGCCATTTGCGGGCCGAACGATGATGTCGAAATCCCTCGCGGGTCGACCAAGACCGACTGGGAAGTCGAACTCGGCGTGGTGATTGGCAAGGGCGGTCGCTACATCGACGAAAGTAACGCCATGGAACACGTGGCCGGCTATTGCGTGATCAACGATGTATCCGAACGTGAATGGCAGCTGGAACGCGGTGGCACCTGGGACAAGGGCAAGGGTTTTGACACCTTCGGCCCCATCGGCCCGTGGCTGGTGACCCGTGATGAAATCACCGACCCGCACCAGCTCGACCTGTGGCTGGAGGTCGATGGCCACCGCTACCAGAACGGCAACACGCGCACCATGGTGTTCCAGATTCCGGCGCTGATTGCCTATTTGAGCCGCTGCATGTCCTTGCAGCCAGGCGACATCATTTCTACCGGCACACCACCGGGTGTAGGCCTGGGCATCCAGCCTGAGCCGGTGTTCCTGCGTGCCGGCCAGCAAATGCGTCTGGGCATCGCCGGCCTCGGAGAGCAATCCCAGCGCACGGTTCAGGCTGACTGA
- a CDS encoding MFS transporter produces the protein MSNPVLQQALSKIRWRILPFVALMFAMAIIDRSNIGFAKHAFQADTGLSNAAFALGAGIFFIGYAVFEVPSNLMLHKIGARIWLSRIMVTWGLVSAAMMFAHDETSFYILRFLLGVAEAGLSPGVVLYLTYWFPQNQRGSAYGIYYFGVPVSLMVGGPVSGWLLETAQFGLTGWQWMFVTEGLAASIIGVFAFFYLTDKPRDAKWLNNEEKVAIEHELEKEHLQKANKGPSSWRAAMINPVVLYFTLIYFTIQVSVYGVLFYLPTRIAELLGTGIGLKVGLLTSIPWIATVIMLYAVTRYADRKGQQTRFAAIMLALAAVGMVGSTLSGSLPLVILAFCVAAAGFITVQPLFWTLPTRFLGGAAAASGIAVIGALGNLGGFLAPTVKTWAEGYFNNAHAGMYFLAGTALLGALMLVRSARAGRKPGQSVDAALSVKASS, from the coding sequence ATGTCAAATCCCGTACTCCAACAAGCGCTAAGCAAGATTCGCTGGCGCATCCTGCCCTTTGTCGCACTGATGTTCGCCATGGCGATCATCGACCGCTCCAATATCGGTTTTGCCAAGCATGCCTTCCAGGCGGACACCGGCCTCAGCAACGCGGCATTTGCCTTGGGCGCGGGGATTTTCTTCATCGGCTATGCGGTGTTTGAAGTCCCGAGCAACCTGATGCTGCACAAGATTGGTGCCCGCATCTGGCTAAGCCGGATCATGGTCACCTGGGGCCTGGTGTCGGCGGCGATGATGTTTGCCCACGACGAAACCAGCTTCTACATCCTGCGCTTTTTGCTGGGCGTAGCCGAAGCCGGCCTGTCGCCGGGCGTGGTGTTGTACCTGACCTACTGGTTCCCGCAGAACCAGCGCGGCTCGGCCTACGGCATCTATTACTTCGGCGTGCCCGTATCGCTGATGGTCGGCGGGCCCGTGTCGGGCTGGTTGCTGGAAACCGCCCAATTCGGCCTCACCGGCTGGCAATGGATGTTTGTGACTGAAGGCCTCGCGGCTTCGATCATCGGCGTGTTTGCGTTCTTTTACCTGACCGACAAACCCCGCGATGCCAAGTGGCTGAACAACGAAGAAAAGGTCGCGATCGAGCACGAACTTGAAAAAGAGCACCTGCAAAAAGCCAACAAGGGACCGTCTTCGTGGCGTGCGGCAATGATCAACCCCGTGGTGCTGTACTTCACCCTGATCTACTTCACCATTCAGGTCAGCGTGTATGGCGTACTGTTCTACCTGCCGACGCGGATCGCCGAACTGCTGGGCACCGGCATTGGCTTGAAAGTTGGCTTGCTGACATCAATTCCGTGGATTGCCACCGTGATCATGCTGTATGCCGTCACCCGCTACGCCGACCGCAAAGGCCAGCAAACCCGCTTCGCCGCCATCATGCTGGCACTGGCTGCTGTGGGCATGGTCGGCTCGACCCTGAGCGGCAGCTTGCCACTGGTGATTCTGGCGTTCTGCGTCGCAGCCGCCGGGTTTATCACCGTGCAACCGTTGTTCTGGACCTTGCCTACGCGCTTTTTGGGTGGCGCCGCAGCAGCCAGTGGAATTGCCGTGATCGGTGCGCTGGGCAACCTGGGGGGCTTCCTCGCACCTACGGTCAAGACCTGGGCCGAGGGCTACTTCAATAACGCCCATGCGGGCATGTACTTTTTGGCCGGGACAGCGTTGCTGGGGGCCCTGATGCTGGTCCGCTCAGCCAGGGCCGGGCGTAAACCCGGCCAATCGGTTGATGCTGCCTTGAGCGTCAAAGCGTCTTCCTAG
- the denD gene encoding D-erythronate dehydrogenase — MRILITGGTGFIGKQLAQRLLDLNSLSLEGQAPRTIERIVLFDAFAGEDVPNDPRIELVTGDVADPAVIARVTDGVDLVWHLAAVVSSAAEADFDLGMQVNLHGLMLLLETLRKQGNATRLVYASGFAVFGGTLPEVVNDDTVLTPQSSYGMQKAVGELLVADYARKGFVDGRVLRLPTVAVRPGKPNKAASTFFSSIIREPLVGLPAVCPVRPDTQVYLTSPRRIIESMLLGMTLSPQTLGNQRIIPLPGVTTTVADMVSALQRVAGEDVAKLIRWEPDATIQRIVESWPSRVEAPRARALGFTADPDFDAIVQAHIEDTAV, encoded by the coding sequence ATGCGAATTCTCATCACTGGCGGCACCGGCTTTATCGGCAAACAACTGGCTCAGCGCCTGCTCGACCTCAACAGCCTGAGCCTCGAAGGCCAGGCACCGCGCACCATCGAACGCATCGTGCTGTTCGACGCCTTTGCCGGTGAAGACGTGCCCAATGACCCGCGCATCGAGCTGGTCACCGGTGATGTCGCCGACCCTGCGGTGATTGCCCGGGTCACCGATGGCGTAGATCTGGTATGGCACCTGGCAGCGGTGGTCAGTTCGGCAGCCGAGGCCGATTTCGACCTGGGCATGCAGGTCAACCTGCACGGCCTGATGCTGCTGCTGGAAACCCTGCGCAAACAGGGCAACGCCACCCGCCTGGTTTACGCCAGCGGCTTTGCAGTGTTTGGCGGTACATTGCCGGAAGTGGTCAATGACGACACCGTCCTCACCCCGCAATCGTCCTACGGCATGCAAAAAGCCGTCGGCGAGCTGCTGGTGGCCGACTATGCGCGCAAAGGTTTTGTCGATGGCCGCGTGCTGCGCCTGCCAACCGTGGCCGTGCGCCCGGGTAAACCGAACAAGGCCGCCTCGACTTTCTTCAGCTCGATCATTCGCGAACCGCTGGTAGGCCTGCCTGCCGTCTGCCCGGTGCGTCCGGATACGCAGGTGTATCTGACATCGCCACGACGCATCATTGAATCCATGCTGCTCGGCATGACCCTGTCGCCGCAGACCCTGGGCAATCAACGGATCATTCCCCTGCCGGGCGTGACCACCACGGTCGCCGACATGGTATCTGCCCTGCAACGCGTGGCCGGCGAAGACGTGGCCAAGCTGATCCGCTGGGAACCGGACGCCACCATCCAGCGCATTGTCGAAAGCTGGCCGAGCCGGGTTGAAGCACCGCGCGCCCGCGCCCTGGGCTTTACCGCCGATCCTGATTTCGACGCCATCGTCCAGGCCCACATCGAGGACACCGCTGTCTGA